In Saprospiraceae bacterium, a genomic segment contains:
- a CDS encoding VOC family protein produces MNKIKITGIDHIKMGVINIEETYKFYKNLFDFNLLEGDLDSFCIIGNDQVKICLHHEDPPTIYHFGFHVENYEEIPAICEAEKTFCSSESKWEHSNSYYLNEPNGYEVELSKFWGGGIINSQESRVKS; encoded by the coding sequence ATGAATAAAATTAAAATTACCGGTATAGATCACATCAAAATGGGAGTGATCAATATTGAAGAAACTTATAAATTTTACAAAAATTTATTTGATTTTAATTTGCTTGAAGGAGATCTGGATAGTTTTTGTATTATTGGAAATGATCAGGTTAAAATATGCCTGCATCACGAAGATCCACCCACTATCTATCACTTTGGATTTCACGTGGAAAATTATGAAGAGATCCCGGCAATTTGCGAGGCTGAAAAAACTTTTTGCTCTTCAGAAAGCAAATGGGAACATTCGAATTCCTATTACTTAAATGAACCGAATGGTTATGAAGTAGAACTTTCAAAATTCTGGGGTGGCGGCATTATCAATAGTCAAGAGTCAAGAGTTAAGAGTTAA
- a CDS encoding DUF350 domain-containing protein, with protein sequence MILQSFIFLLGSILGSVLLLFVSYKFFKKIYLNILGISDQLNLASSILISTLLMSIGLHASFAMGSVRNLIALQKSSEEPGFLAIAGYFTIFIMITIAISFLINYLCFKFYHILTPEINEAEEIRSNNVPVALLVSSIIIVSVCICREAFVMLLETLIPYPKLIYK encoded by the coding sequence ATGATACTGCAATCGTTTATTTTTCTTTTAGGTTCCATATTGGGATCAGTACTGTTATTGTTTGTTTCCTATAAATTCTTTAAAAAAATTTATCTGAACATACTAGGTATTAGCGATCAGTTGAATCTCGCAAGTTCTATCCTGATCTCAACCTTACTTATGAGTATTGGCTTACATGCAAGTTTTGCAATGGGATCTGTACGCAATCTTATTGCTTTACAAAAAAGTTCGGAAGAACCAGGATTCCTGGCAATTGCAGGATATTTTACCATTTTTATTATGATCACTATAGCTATTTCCTTCTTGATCAATTATCTGTGTTTTAAATTCTACCATATTCTTACACCTGAGATTAACGAAGCGGAAGAAATCAGATCCAACAATGTGCCGGTTGCCTTGTTGGTCTCCTCAATCATCATCGTCAGTGTTTGTATTTGCAGGGAAGCATTTGTAATGTTGCTTGAAACTTTAATTCCCTATCCAAAGTTGATTTACAAATAA
- a CDS encoding DUF4407 domain-containing protein: MPKLKDYKAPTPKSFEIFLWWCAGADKEILKECTYADYVKYSGLGGIVLATGILAWLSMSFALERVFDSYFIAAPGGISWGLIIFNLDRFVVSSTGKGDGKHTISWGEFVHAFPRLVMATMIGFTISAPLEIYIFQKEIDKQWEIRKDKEKANVRNEVKSHRKDEYDTYKLADERLLQESKTYNDQINNLTNMISDETTRLGCGPICKGHMRQREDLRNLVKENDKKLIPIKDSIRSIDVERELLVKEREQKFSGKLGMLDSLTALHEYPGSG, translated from the coding sequence ATGCCAAAACTGAAAGATTACAAAGCACCCACTCCTAAATCATTTGAAATCTTTCTTTGGTGGTGCGCAGGCGCCGACAAAGAAATATTAAAAGAATGCACCTATGCAGACTATGTCAAATATTCCGGTCTTGGGGGTATTGTTCTAGCTACAGGTATATTAGCTTGGCTATCCATGAGTTTTGCACTGGAGCGAGTCTTTGATTCTTATTTCATTGCGGCACCCGGTGGCATTAGCTGGGGATTGATCATCTTTAATCTCGATCGGTTTGTCGTTTCCAGCACCGGAAAAGGGGATGGAAAACATACCATTTCCTGGGGGGAATTCGTACATGCATTTCCCAGGCTGGTCATGGCCACGATGATCGGTTTTACGATCTCTGCTCCTTTAGAAATTTACATTTTTCAAAAAGAAATCGACAAACAATGGGAGATCCGAAAGGATAAAGAAAAAGCAAATGTGAGAAATGAAGTGAAGTCTCATCGGAAAGACGAATACGACACATACAAATTGGCTGATGAACGCCTCTTGCAAGAATCGAAAACCTACAATGATCAAATCAACAACTTGACCAATATGATATCCGATGAGACAACGCGACTTGGATGCGGTCCCATTTGTAAGGGTCATATGCGACAACGAGAAGATCTCAGAAACCTCGTCAAAGAAAATGATAAAAAATTAATACCCATAAAAGATTCCATCCGATCCATCGATGTAGAGCGCGAACTCCTGGTAAAAGAGCGTGAGCAAAAATTCAGCGGCAAACTGGGAATGCTCGATTCGTTGACTGCTCTACATGAATATCCGGGCTCGGGTTGA
- a CDS encoding AAA family ATPase — MNKIYFSSKFYGYSHSVLARIMSNKTSSFTPDPSNKEFNFAMDFIQNTDKSVFLTGKAGTGKTTFLKCLQERNKKNTIILAPTGVAAVNAGGKTIHSVFKIPHTPFLPQDARLRTKPDPADLDKSTIYDHFKYYKEDLQIFQALELLIIDEISMVRCDLLDVIDRLLRVFRKKFNQAFGGVQLLVIGDILQLPPVTDYQEWDILEHYYKSPYFFDAHAYQNLDPVFLQLKKIYRQQDLNFIELLNKVRHNKMTAEDFTFLNSRYDLNFEPPKDENYIYLTTHNKKALDYNLDKLNELESEKTTIKSIVSGDFPSKLYPADEFLELKPGAQIMILKNSRNLDYFNGLIGKLVSIEKNELGIQLENGKEIKLNKFTWENIRYQWKPDLRKIEFEVIGTFTQFPVKLAWAITVHKSQGLTFEKVMADLGSSFAFGQVYVALSRCTTIEKLVLKSKIDAGDIKVDPKVIDYAARERDASYLEDQLISSKADHYYKLSRQAFKSANFNEAFGFLKSALSLRNDLNTDLFERIILLLLQRLQSYKQKWIKLFSKYTTLVNAHSDLENHKLNLQEALEKELSTNQFLKKKIKDLEKKLNEMDAVMIAVQKKHRETMLLNLELEEDLDQQDQNIEDLEQEIHALRVDLEVRERELVRSQNLKWYHKLFGLK, encoded by the coding sequence TTGAATAAAATTTATTTTTCATCAAAATTCTATGGATATTCGCATTCAGTCCTTGCCCGAATCATGTCCAATAAAACTTCATCCTTCACTCCCGATCCTTCCAACAAGGAGTTTAATTTTGCAATGGACTTTATCCAGAATACTGACAAGTCGGTGTTTCTAACCGGAAAGGCAGGTACCGGAAAAACGACCTTTCTCAAATGTCTTCAAGAGCGCAATAAAAAAAATACCATCATTTTGGCGCCTACAGGCGTTGCAGCAGTCAACGCCGGAGGCAAAACCATTCATTCTGTTTTTAAAATCCCCCATACGCCTTTTTTGCCTCAGGATGCCCGCCTGAGAACCAAACCCGATCCGGCAGATCTGGACAAGAGCACTATATATGACCATTTCAAATATTATAAAGAAGATTTGCAAATTTTCCAGGCACTGGAGCTCCTGATAATCGATGAAATATCTATGGTTCGCTGTGATTTACTGGATGTAATCGACCGATTGTTAAGGGTGTTCCGAAAAAAATTTAATCAGGCTTTTGGGGGAGTACAATTGTTAGTCATCGGGGATATTCTACAACTTCCACCTGTGACGGATTATCAGGAGTGGGATATCCTGGAACATTATTATAAAAGTCCCTATTTTTTTGATGCGCATGCCTACCAAAATTTGGATCCCGTTTTTTTGCAATTGAAAAAAATATATCGACAGCAAGATTTAAATTTCATAGAACTTTTAAACAAAGTGCGGCACAACAAAATGACTGCCGAAGATTTTACCTTCCTCAACTCTAGGTATGATCTCAATTTTGAACCACCGAAAGATGAAAACTATATTTACCTCACGACTCATAATAAAAAAGCACTTGATTACAATTTGGATAAACTGAATGAGCTAGAAAGCGAAAAAACAACAATCAAATCCATTGTTTCAGGTGACTTTCCATCAAAACTGTATCCGGCCGACGAGTTCCTGGAATTGAAACCGGGCGCTCAGATCATGATTTTAAAGAATAGCAGAAATCTGGATTATTTTAACGGGCTGATTGGAAAACTGGTCTCTATTGAAAAAAATGAACTTGGTATTCAATTGGAAAATGGCAAAGAAATCAAATTAAACAAGTTTACCTGGGAAAATATCCGGTATCAATGGAAACCGGATTTACGCAAAATAGAATTTGAAGTAATTGGTACGTTCACACAATTCCCTGTAAAATTAGCCTGGGCCATTACAGTACATAAAAGCCAGGGACTCACTTTTGAAAAAGTTATGGCCGATCTTGGAAGCTCATTTGCTTTTGGACAGGTTTATGTTGCTTTGAGTCGTTGCACTACAATTGAAAAACTGGTTCTCAAATCAAAAATAGACGCCGGTGATATCAAAGTAGATCCCAAAGTGATAGATTATGCAGCACGTGAACGCGATGCCTCATATCTTGAAGATCAACTTATTTCATCCAAAGCTGATCACTATTATAAATTGAGCCGGCAAGCGTTTAAATCAGCTAACTTCAATGAAGCATTCGGGTTTCTAAAATCTGCTTTATCTCTTAGAAATGATCTCAATACTGATTTGTTTGAGAGAATTATCCTTTTGTTGCTGCAGAGATTACAAAGCTATAAGCAGAAATGGATTAAGCTATTCAGCAAGTATACCACTTTAGTAAATGCTCACTCAGATTTAGAGAACCATAAGCTCAACTTACAAGAAGCTTTAGAAAAAGAATTAAGTACTAACCAATTCCTTAAGAAAAAAATCAAGGATCTTGAAAAAAAATTAAATGAAATGGACGCTGTCATGATAGCTGTACAGAAAAAACACCGCGAAACAATGTTGCTTAACCTTGAACTTGAAGAAGATCTCGACCAACAAGACCAAAACATTGAGGACCTGGAACAAGAAATACATGCCTTGCGAGTAGATCTGGAAGTCAGAGAACGTGAACTTGTCCGTTCTCAGAATTTAAAATGGTACCACAAATTGTTTGGGTTGAAATAA